The Magnolia sinica isolate HGM2019 chromosome 11, MsV1, whole genome shotgun sequence DNA window TGGGTCAGTCCAATCCACAGTTCAGAGCAACACccgccaatggtctggatcactgaattaCGGGGCACCACTTGTAGACAATAGAAAAAACCCACGCCCTCGGAGCCAGACCACAAGCAGCATGAAATGAAGATGAAATGTACAATGCTCAGGTAAGCAACACAGCACTCTGTTTACTTGGCCCCGAAACTATTGAGGGCCCACCTTTCCATAATCCAGATCAGTCAACTGGGGGCCAAAACATGGAAGAGCccattgaatggctaggatcatctgatggtgGAGACTTTGGGCATGTCAGGGCATGCCAAATGAACAACCTGGATGATTGAAAGGTTGTCCCCACCTGCATTATAAATGGAGCCGAGCAAAAAACATCATTTCACAGTCCAGCATCAGACGATGTACATCAATAAGAATATCTTTATGTTCCCCCATAAATTTactaaccaaaaaagaaaatcacCAAACTGGTAAGGTTTTGATTTGATGCATTAATAAACAATACAAGTGGGAAAAGAAGCTTGGGAACAGGCCTTTTGAATCAGTCAAACTATCAAGTGGTATCGTAATGGTTGGGAGTTTGTTTTGCATGTGCAGCAGTACATACCCGTCAATCACAGGACTGGGCCACATGCAGCTGTGGTCAGATGATGAGAACCATCCAGCTACAAGGAACCAAAGTCGATGGGCAACGTCCAAGAAAAAACACTGAAAAGATGTCCTGCCCATATATGTTGGGTCACGGACTACATTTGTGTGCCATCCTCTCATTTGCAATGCCACTCACGGATGTTGAGGATTATCCATTCCCCAGCAGATGGATGGTTCCAACCATCCTACTGTGGCTGCAAGAGGGTCTCATCCAGTGAAGCATGCAAGACCAAATATGATAAACATGTGATCCAACAACAGTTAAAAGAATATAAAAATGCAAATTAAAATAGGAACTCCGTATCCGAGACCTCAAGAACCTTGTGACCGCCTTTACCGTTCACCCCAGGCTTGAATTGGTTGCCTTCAATATATCTGCATCCACACATGTAATAATCAAGTGAAGTTATTCCCAAGCGTTTCAAACAGCATTAACCGCATCATTTGAGTTAGAGAAACTCACAATTCTTTCAAAAAGGGGTGTTTATAGAGGGCATCCGGAATCCGCCCTGTAAATAGGTTGTGATCCAAATACCTGAAAATGCATGTCATTTTTAAGTGCAAAACTTGAAAATGATTGGACACGCATGCATATATTTACAGGGATATTTTACACACTAGTATGTTCTTAGATGCTAATTAGCTTAGAACTAAGCTAGGATAACTCAGTTGAGCCAGATTTTCAGTTCCAACTCCAGGTTTCAGTTTATACAAAAGATCAGCCAACCTAACAAAGTGTTCATTGACTCATAAAATCAGAGTACCAAGCTTTACAATTACATACAAATATATGTGGACATGATTTCATGACTGCATACAAACATGAGCATATGAACCACACATGCAAATAAAGACATGCAGCctttttctccaaaaaaaaaaaaaacatgagacatttttatttctttttcaaaaaaaaggaaaggaaaaaaaaaaaattacaagaaaCATTACATCAGGAAAAAGGCAATGCAAAGAACCCAATCAAGGGTGTGGGCCTTCTTGTCTGTATCAAGATTCCTATGCCCTAGCTTAGTTTTTTCAAcaaatttttgttttcttctcaaGAGTGTCTGCAACTGCAATATCATTAACTTTCTACCTAAATCATGGTGCGTTTGGATGACTGCATACAAACATGAGCGTATGaaccacacatgcatagaaaGACATGCAgcctttttcttcttattcttcttttttaaaaaataaaaaaataaaaaaaggtctttttatttcttaatttttttttaaaaaaggaaaggaaaggcaAAAAAGAAGtgggaaaaaagaagagaaaagagagaaaatacaaGAAACATTACATCAGGAAAAAGGCAATGCAAAGAACCCAATCAAGGGTGTGGGCCTTCTGGCCTGTATCAAGATTCCTATGCCCTACCTTAGTTTTTtcaacaaattttttttattctcaaGAGTGTCTGCAATTTCATTAACTTTCTACCTAAATCACagtgtgtttggatgcctatCAAATTGATTTGTGATTGATTAGCATTCAGTCTTGATGGACTGTCTCCAAACTAAATTGTGTTACTTTCAAGTGGAAAATGGAAGGAACATAAGTTAAGAAACTGCAAATTGAGTGCCACTTCCTGATCATGAAAGCCAGGCAACAGCAATGATTTTTGTTGATATGAAAGTTTGTGATTGAATTCAtttatgcatccaaatgcagcctgagCAGACAAAACATTTTGCCTAGAACCAAGACCACATATCTCCTCATATAGTCATATTCGCAAGCTCACCAAGGCTAAAAATCATCGTTAGTCTCCCATAAGATGGTATTGCTGGAAACATATGCATGATTCTGCCATGTCTCATGCAATTGGCAAGTGTttttgtgcgtgcgtgtgtgtgtgtgtgtgtgcgtgtgtgtgtgcatgtccCAATTTGAAAAGTGGAAGACAAGAATACACACAGATGCAGATGTATGCAGGTAACATACATTTGCATGCATAGAACGCATACATGCAAATAGATAAACATGCCCGGTGTTCCCCCACCCACTATGAAAGGAAAAAGTGAACTGCAATGGacactgaagaggaataaaatcAACATTTCATCATTGGCTGAATCTCCCATTGCGGCATCTAGATATTCCTGGACCAAAGCACTTTGACACGTCTTGGACTCAGAGTTGCACATTCATGGATAGAAACCGATGAAATAATAGAGGAAAATAGTGGGGCATtggcggaaaaaaaaaaaaaaaaaaaggagaagaagaagaagaagaaggttatgGCACACTAAGAAATcctctaaaaaaataataagcaAGTAATAAAAAGGGATCCACCACACCCAacaaggtttgggcgaatggtcttcaccgtaagtttgctccctatgggtgagggttcgattcccctccttggctttacccgatacacgtggttgtgggtgattgcgtgtatccgcagggattagcctcacttcaaaaaaaaaaaaaaaaaaaagaggtggggacaccccgtgtcttcagaaaaaaaaaaaaaaaaagggatccaccaccattaaaagtaaaaGTCAAAGATAGAGATGGTGAGCATACAAGTAAGTCAATCGAGGAATATGGGCAAGCCCAGAAGGTATGATCCCGGACATTTTGTTGTATGACAGGTATCTGCAACCCAAAGATTAAGAAACATTAGAAATTTTAACATTTGCAGGTAGACCATCACAGTTAATTTTAAAAGGCAGTAGAAACAGGGTTTTAAGTAGTCAATTTCATTTTAGATACCGATACTCACAGTATTTCTAAATTCGTCAAATTTGCAAGCTGTGCTGGTATACCTCCAGTCAAGAAATTGTTATTTAGATACCTAAATACAAACATTATAGAATAAATCCATTGGAAATTGAACAACTCCAAGTAGACAGTTATGCAAAAATTCCAAtagaagaaaattttaaaaatgaccaagctgcatgTTTTACAACTAGGGCCGAGCATAAGCACATCCAGGTCAAGACCATGAGCTAAACACCTGAGCCCCGTGCCCAGCCAAGCCCAGCCAGTGAGCGAAGGAACCAAGATAGGGGACAGGCCAGAACAGGCCTGCCAGTGAAATACTTTGCTCTCCCATGTTAAATAAGCCTGGTTGGGCCTAATTGTTGGGTGTTTAGTCAAGATGCAAGCCTGAGTCCCGCCCAATTAGGTGCCCCGCTACCTGAACTTATATGCTTTCCAGCCTTTGGTTTATTGGGCCTAAAACTTTAGCCTGGCCAAAGTGGGCTGGACTTGGGTATGGCAAGGGCCAGCCCAACCCAATTACAACCCTAGCTAGGAAGAGCATATTATGCCTCATTAATGAAATAAGGTGCTCCCATAGGGGTTCCAGTCCTTGCCCGAGTGGAAGActccgaggagtttcaacacgaggtcttgggttcgaaacccatgggtggtgaaatcccacgacggtgtgtgtgggtgtgtgtcgggtgcgtgtgtaaaaaaaaaaaaaaggtgttccCATTACGACCTTGCAAGAAGACATggaagggaaaatagaaatgtACTAAATCTTGTTTCAAGTTAAAATATATCATGTAAACTTACTGCTAGCACTTGATTCCTTGTTTTGGATATCAAAAGCTAATGCAAGAAATAAAAAAGGAATTCATGTGAGAAATAAAAAAGGAATTCATGTGAGCAAGCATTAGGAAAGTGTGTTTTTTGTATTTATGTGATATGTCACCAACCCTTGCATATTGCTAATATTAACATCCACTTACAGATTGCGTAGAGAGGGAAAGCTTCCTTCAAAACGGATGAGCTCCCTTATGGTTCCCACCAAATGGTTATTACCAACATCTCTGCAACAGACTTTAGATTAACAGAATAGCAAAATAGAAGAATAAAATGTAGTTTAACAACTTTTTACAACAACAAGAGAATGGTCATATATAAGATAGAAAATCCATGCTCATATATGGAATCCAGATCACAGGAGATGGAGAATACAAATGCCGGAGGTATGGGAGATTGCCCAATTCAGGAGGAACTCGGCCGGTAAAGCGGTTCTCATGAAGATAAAGATAACGAAGCTCTGGTAGATTTGCAAGCTCCTTGGGAATTTCCCCCTTGAAATTATTGAAGCTCAGGTACCTGTCAAGTTTCGGTCAATAATCTGAAAGGGAAGTTGGATGGAAAGAAACAAATTTTCTCCAGGACAAGATGAACCAAATACGCAGGGTGAAAATATTGGAAATACTCACAGATGTGTCAGCCTCTTTAATTCACCGATTTCAGGAGGAATTGCATCTTGTAGCTTATTCCACCTCAAATTTCTAAAAGGAACAAAATAAATCAGTAAATGACCCCAAAAAAAAAGTATGGATAACTGACTACAAATAGGAAGCATGTTTCTTTGCATCAATATGTATCAGAATCAAGAAACAATTTATACTTAACAGGAAATTAAGCGTATCAGAATCAAGAAACAACTTATACTTAACAGTAAATTAAGTTTAAATAAAGAATTATCTATCAAATAGTGTGTGAACCAGTTCACAAATGTATGGATATAATATCGACCAGAATTTAGAATTGCGATATATTGCCATCAGCAACTGTTTTTTGGGTTTTATGGAGTAGAGGGAGAGATAATATAGGAAGAAGAAATTATGAGGAGATGGGAAAGATGGATCCACATATACCAGAGAGTTCCACCTAGATTTTTTGGGTTTAATcccaaatagaagaaaagaatCCTCATCTAATTAGTCAACTTTTTTAATCAAACTGTGAGATCAGTCTGTGAGTCAGACATGTATAAACTCATCTAATCTGACAACAACTTAAAGATTCCAAAAACCCAGTCGCACAAACCAAATAAATCTTCCATTTTTCTCTGTTTTGTTTGGTTGTCCACCCATAAACTCCTTTGtaagctttcctaatttgctGCACTCCAAGACCTTCCTTGTATTTCCCTAAGCCAGCTCAATAACAACCCCATTTAACAAATAAGGACTCCAGATTATAGCAACTCTTATATCCAAGACATAAAACTCCACCTAACAATGTCTCTCTCTGAACCACACGTTTATTGTTTACAATTCAATGTCCCATCAAGGCTCTCTACAACATAGAGAAATAGAGGCTAACACTCTTTTACATTAAACCTCATACAAATAGTCACCATTAATCGACCAATTTTCCTTCCCTCCCCAAAACAAACTGTAAGAATTCTCTCCTAAGAACtcaaatcttttttcttttttttctttttttttttaattcaaaatataaGAATGAAACCAGCCAACAGGTAAAACTCACATGCATAAACTCACCCTACTTGTCATGCATATACTTAAAAGACTCCAAAAACCCAATCACACAACCCAAATAACCCGTCCATTTTCTCCCTTTCTTTGGTTGATCGCCCATAAAATCCTATTTTGTAGGAATTCCTAATATACTAACGTAAGACACCCTCCTTGTAGTTCCCAAAACCTACAAAGAAACTACTCCCTTCAACAAATAAGGACTCCTGAAAATTGAAACTCTAATGTCTTAGAGACAACTTTAAATAATTCCTAAATCTCcaaatgaaatatttatagctcatacgcccacacacacacacacatctaccAAATCTTGATGTCAAAGGATTAACCCTATATTCCTCCACATAACCATTAAATAACCCTGCTTTCCTCATGCCCCTCCAAAACAAATTTTGAGAGGTTTTATTTAATCCCTTCAAGAATTGCACACGCATTGCATGATATGACATTAAGCCTCCTTGTCTAGACATCCTTGCAATCTCAACTCCATGAACCCCTTTTTCCTTCTCATACAGGCATTTTTTACTCAACTTGCCAACAGTACTCAGTGGGGGAAAAAAAATCTCGCTGAATCAACTCAAACACCAATCAAGCTGAGTCGATAGACTTGGCGAGCTTTTAAACAATGTTGTGAATTCCTTAAGGCATGTACTGGAATTGGAGGCTCTCCCCACTTCTCGTGTGTATTAATAGCCCTGCAGCCACACCTGAATAAGCTAAAAGGCATTAATTGAGTGTCACACCCCTTTCTTTGTCGTTCTCCTCACATTGCAAACCTTGTTTGGATCATTTCCAGTTTCTTGTTGTACGAGATGTCTTATACTGCGCAGGAATATGGATACCATATTGATTATATCCTTGTGAATACAAAATTTACCCTTCAAATTGAGTATCAGGATAAGATACTCATGTTCTATGTTACTCAGGTATAGGCCTACATGCTCAAGCTACAAGGACCTGATTATAATTTTAACATTTCAGTATCTTTTATCGATAGAATAATATTGACATACTTTCTCTTAATATTTAAAAACATTGCATTTTTTGGTCTACAATAAATTACTCAGGTCTGGTTGTATTTTTTTTATGAGAACTTACTCAGGTATGGTTGAGCAATACCCAACCGGATCCTATGCTCATACCCATCCCTGAGGATTTCAAAATCTGTGCGTCATGGCTCATATCAGACTATCTAAGTAACATCGCTTGTCTAGGCCAGTTTTGGATCTATAATCATAATTGCCAGATTTGCAATTTGGTTAAGTTTAGATTCAATTTGCAGACCATGATCGGAAGTCCTCTGTTTCAAAAACAAATTTGGAAGGCAACAATAACTTTATTAAGAAGCCTTGTGATTAACAATTCAGTTCAGTTTGGATTCTGGTTGAAATCCATGGTTTGCAGAGTGCCCGCTGATTTCAATTTGCTGAGTTTTGTTTGCCATGCGTTCATTCAACTTGTGGAATGGATTCTCTAAGCTAGCATTCTAGATTAGTTTGATTCATAAACCACATTCACTTAGTTCACATAGCTGCATTAAAtctcattacatgaatcatgtccGAGCAAAAAAGTAGTCATAATAAGAGGTAAAACAATGAAGAGCAGATTGAGATAGTTCATTCATGTGTGACAAAGGCCGAAGATTGATTTGGTGACTAGGCAGAGGGACCTGAAAAGAGGATGAGAGGAAGATCTAGAAGGACCTGGATTCAGGTGGTGAGAATGGATATGAACGCTTGTTCACTTACCAAGGACAGGGCCTTCGATAGGATCGATTGGCAAAACGGGATCCATAAAGCCAACCACAAATGGCTAGTATAAGGGTAGGGTGATGTTGACATGTATTATGTTCTAGTCTTCTCAAACCGTATTATCAACGAATCCTAAGAACCCAGCAGTGCAAGCAGGTTAGAGGAATGGCCACAGGGAAAGATAACAAGACTGAAGTTGTTCAATAATGGAAATGAACCCTCTTCatgtaatgaatgaaagagaaatagggtgggacccatgtgatcaCATGTATGGCCACATGAtctcatgtgtgggacccacatgttccCATGCATGACAAGCTTTATGTTCCATGTTTGTGcctttttttctttaattattaGAATGACTAAATAAACCTTATCGTTATATGTGAATAAGTGTGGGCAAAATAGTTATTTCACTTAACCTTCGGGCTTTGCTTTTGTTTTATGCTCATAAAAGGCCTCATGGAACATTGGTTAGCATGATGCATTggagaaataataataataataataataataatctttgaACTTCGTCACTTGTTGGTACAAGAGAGGGAATTTCTAGGGATCTTAGTACTTGACTAGAGGCTTTAGGGATTCTCCCACAACCATTCTTTCATGTTTTCAAATAtggaattttctgattttgattcCATCTTAGTTGCAGAGTTTGAACTTAGTGAAATGGAATAGAAAAGATTTAAAGCCAATTGGTGCTTCCAATTGCATCAAAGTGGTAGGCAGACGTTGGATGGTATGCCTATTGCaaacctcttcttcaaggaagtgGTGCAACTAGATGGAGTTTTAAAACAGTTGTGTGAAACTGAGATGATAAATTGATGAATTACTTCCGGAAGGGAATATGCGTAAAGATGGGAACTAAATTGAAGTTCTCAAGGGCAtaacatatcatccacaaaccAATAACAGAAAGACTGAAGTGGTCAACAGAAGCCTTGGAAATTTAAGGATCTCGTTATATCCCAAGAAAAATTTTCCTACAACTCTTTTCTGCACACCATACTACAAGATTAACCACTTTTGAAGCTGCCAATGGACTTCAACCTCGACACCCTAGACACAGGTACCAATTAGTACCAGACTGAATCAAGATGTTAAGGATTTTGTGCATCATATCAAGGGGATTCATGAAGAAGTCAAGTGTAATATTGCTCAGAGGAATGAGACCCACAAAGGATAAACTGACATAAGACAACACTTTCTTGgattcaaggacacaacaagGCAATGGTCTGATTTAAGCCAGAACAACTCCTGGTTGTAGCAAGATACACTCAAGAAATGTGGGACCTTACCATGTCAAAAAACGACTCTAAGAAAATGCCTATCGCATTGAACTTCCACCTAAGCTGAAGATCAGCCCTATTTTAACTGTGGAAACCTGACAGCTCTATGATTTTACAAATGAAAAGTGTTCTTCATGCAATTTGAGGTTTTATACCACTGCAAATTGTGTTTACGGAGCTTACGCAGTTGCAATTTCCTGGCAAAGAATTGTGAGGTTTTCAACAAAGTTTTCCCTCTAAGAAACTGAGGGAGCAACAGCAAGCGGTGTTTTATCCCTTGTTTCTTCAAACAATATCATTGCATGGCCAGAatttgtcctgcatcaatttgcATTTCCTTCCTACCAAACCTAACCTTGCAGGAATAATGGTTGGAAGCTTAAAGATTGTACATAAATTGATAATGGAAATTAACCAGCTTGCATCAGCATGTCTAAAATGTAAGAATGCAACTGCAAGAAGGGGCATGCAAAGACTACACTCTCATACTGTTATTTAAAATGGATTTTTCTTCCTTGACCACAGCTCCCTCAGATAACATGCCTCTGCTTCGACAATCTCATAACCTATGTTAAATATCTATGCATAAAACTGAATTCAGAGGCTAAATATGTTGATTTCTTTAATGTATTTGTATAACTGCTTAGATTTTAttatatttccaaaaaaaaaaaaatgcttataTCTGATTATTATGCATTTGCTCAAGCTTATGGAATTAAAAGAAAAGCATAAGGAGAAAGAATTACATGCCGTGCTAAGAACAAGTCAAACAAAAAATATTCCAAGTGATAAATAGCTACAAATGAGTGTAGAAATTACAGTGTTCTAAGACGTTTCAACCGTCCAATTTGAGCAGGGATTGGCCCTGTCAGTTTGTTATTATGGAGATCCCTGTCAAACAAAAAATTGGACAGATTAGGCATTTCCTAGAAGAAACATCCATGTAATGGGAGTGAAGTAACTTCAAACTCTGTATCTGTTGTAATTTGATATACTTTAAGTTGAATGATCATTCATGTATACATTTATAGTTGTTAAAAATAAACCCACAACAACAAGGACAATGCACCATTTAGAAATGGTGTTGGCACGACAAGTTTGCCTAAGCTCGCATGGTAGTAAGAAACAAACCCACAGTACAAGGACAAGGCACCTTTAGAAATGGTTTTGGTGCATTGGCAGAGATCAACGTACAAAAACAACTCTTAAggtttcatttatatatatttagtttTCAGTACATCTTTATATATAAATGCTTAGAGTATGATGGCGAATAGCATGAAGGGAAAAGGCAGCACATTGGGTGCAGGATTCAGGTGATCACAATGCATCATGTGTATTACTCTATAGAATTTTACCTACTTGCACAACAAAGAAGTTAGATATTGGTTGATAAATAGCCTCTTGTCCCCATGATGATCGGAAAATATGCATAGAAATGCATACAAACCACAACAAGGAAAATATGCATGGATTGGCTTGGCATAACAAAAAAGTGAACACAAAGATCCTATGCAACTTCAAAATCAGTTTTTTTACTATTCCAGTAAGTGTATGGAACTAAAGGACACTCACTGAAGGGAAAAAAAGAGAGTATTTGCTCATAATCGAGAGATATATGAGTACGTATGTTATATAACATTGAGGGGGCATAAGAATTCACAGATACTATCAAAAGATCAAGAACACTGAGGGTCTTACAGCCTTGTCAGATCCAGCAGATTGGTTACAGCAGTAGGAAACGGCCCAACAATTGATACAGCATAAACCTCCCTGCAGGTgaagaatggtcataataagatctcaagatcaacttCAAAATTATATGCAAttttgtcaaaatcattatttcaATTGTATCAAATCGCAAATTGTATCATAAACTGTAGGATTTTATctgattttctttaaaaataaaaaaagcaataaataaataaatcagaaaattttaaaagtcaTCAATATgcatcatgatagtgttaaaggattcttgtcCCTCCCCTCCCTCCCTCTACAGACGAAAATGAGGATTTCTGATAGAGGCGCACCTTTTACATGTTTTAAAAGCAAAAGGTAATGAAAAAAAGGGGGAAatgtataaaaaattaaaaatgaaaaaaaaaaaaaaagatttttataTACCTTTGGGCCCCACTTACAAAGTCCACCACAATCGTACAATACGATACGACAAAACGGAAGCGGAATAAaatttggaaaagaaaagaacaagtacaatttgaatcgtaaatcgtaaGATTCAGTCATAGAATCGCTGGAATCatctaaaaagggattcaaagtgGCATTAAAATTGTTTTCCTAAGATTTGACTGAAATTGTAAATGGTGGGATTTTGACCACTATGACTATAGGCAATTATTGCTTGCAGATTTTGATCTCATCTTGAACACATCTTTGACGCTCATACTTGATACATGATTCAGAATAAATCTAACTTGAACACTCTAATCTTATGGCATGGATTTGTGGTATCTTCagttaaaatacaaattaaatgcaAATAAACCTTCGTAGGATGCAGAACTGAAGCTATAAGAAACTCTTTTGGAATCCAGACTTAAAAATGTACTTTAAAGAAAATGAACCCTTCAACAACAACATCGAAAACAGAAGACTGATGGAGACAGGCAAATAACATGTGTTTTTCTTACAGTTCTGTCACAACCCTGTAATCTCCTTGACTGGAGCACGTAACGCCAGTCCATGGTTGTAAGTCACCATCTCCACAAGGATCATCTCCAACCCATGCATAGACCACTCTCCATCCCAGAGATGCCTTTATTTCATTCAAGGCTTTCACTGCAACAAGAATATCATTCTCAACCATTAGAAAGAACCCAAATAACCCAAAGAGTCTCTTCCTTTTgttcattttatttattcatttatttttagagattgtCTCTTCCTTTTAATTTACCAACATCAAATCTACATCTTCCAAGCCACATTAGTTCACCCACAAGATCTTAAATTGAAAGATAATAGAAAGATAAAAGCCTGACATGTCACGACCCAGAAACTTGCTTCATTGAGAAGGCAACAGATG harbors:
- the LOC131219249 gene encoding probable leucine-rich repeat receptor-like protein kinase At1g35710 isoform X1, encoding MKNSPFSFYQFCCLFMRKMGSPSTTVARICCLFLLLSVARSKTLKRDVKALNEIKASLGWRVVYAWVGDDPCGDGDLQPWTGVTCSSQGDYRVVTELEVYAVSIVGPFPTAVTNLLDLTRLDLHNNKLTGPIPAQIGRLKRLRTLNLRWNKLQDAIPPEIGELKRLTHLYLSFNNFKGEIPKELANLPELRYLYLHENRFTGRVPPELGNLPYLRHLDVGNNHLVGTIRELIRFEGSFPSLRNLYLNNNFLTGGIPAQLANLTNLEILYLSYNKMSGIIPSGLAHIPRLTYLYLDHNLFTGRIPDALYKHPFLKELYIEGNQFKPGVNGKGGHKVLEVSDTEFLF
- the LOC131219249 gene encoding probable leucine-rich repeat receptor-like protein kinase At1g35710 isoform X2, which translates into the protein MVRKGNCFSFLMKNSPFSFYQFCCLFMRKMGSPSTTVARICCLFLLLSVARSKTLKRDVKALNEIKASLGWRVVYAWVGDDPCGDGDLQPWTGVTCSSQGDYRVVTELEVYAVSIVGPFPTAVTNLLDLTRLDLHNNKLTGPIPAQIGRLKRLRTLNLRWNKLQDAIPPEIGELKRLTHLYLSFNNFKGEIPKELANLPELRYLYLHENRFTGRVPPELGNLPYLRHLDVGNNHLVGTIRELIRFEGSFPSLRNLYLDHNLFTGRIPDALYKHPFLKELYIEGNQFKPGVNGKGGHKVLEVSDTEFLF